Proteins from one Nomia melanderi isolate GNS246 chromosome 3, iyNomMela1, whole genome shotgun sequence genomic window:
- the LOC116428052 gene encoding putative phosphorylase b kinase regulatory subunit beta isoform X4, with product MFLKITNYEDTVRQLDIYYGIVKRQLLRYQSCITGLFPQISNDKVVGSVRESIYCAAAIWSLYQAYRRIDDDRGKSYELGQSAVKCMRGILECWVKQSSRIELFKRNQCNRFALHCKFHLDTGDEIFNDVAYNHLQIDIVSLYLIFLVQMISSGLQIIYTQDEVAFVQNLVYYVERAYRTPDYGMWERGSRYNDGTPEIHASSIGIAKSALEAINGCNLFGEKGASWSVIYVDIDAHNRNRSIFETMLPRESSSKSVDAALLPTISFPAFATHEEVLYNETKTNIVGRLKGNYGFKRFGRDGYKTILESKDRRYYKSGEIKEFDNIECEWPLFYIFMIIDGVFKTLPEQVEEYQNLLKERIHKDINGDPVIPMYYYVSEENLETERNDPGSTYRIASIEGKGRKSSTDSEPAPIYLWNQAMFVIAQLLTAGLLHINELDPIRRYLPSYNRPRKAGRYSAFQAKPSIGTHTDLVVQIVLIAESMRLQAMMATYGIQTQTPHEVEPVQILSSMQLVKVYEKLGVNSKLNLQGRPGRPIGSLGTSKVYRVCGMTVLCYPLIFEVSEFYLYRDMALLIDDIKTELQFVGKYWRLSGRPTVCLLIREEHMRDPQFKEMLDLFAMLKKGYCDKTKVRIGRLQNLISSSCIEHLDFINTMETDLELTQFKQLEHDYIGYQSLTDVPKALTYVEDIKDYSYYMNEPLYNILTEIRSNKSLYSLCQLYGILLKREGINYEINGITVGDHLRSLYQQAGCLRYWMVVRYCSSLLNHTVDSISPFITGVLVKGKQITVGVIGQEETVFDKPMTPTEIQSVMYSTIQPHNVVQAVLQQEVLLYCGRLIGRNPEMFRGILKIRIGWVLEAIKLYLQMFVKNPKPIENYSPFEIRRFLIKVLTVKDWATSERLTVLGRRRLEGCLCRVPAHFYNHVWEVLLRCPGGICVNEQELPQQPTLSNMTRSELTFALLVESLLHHIQLPEYRQIIVELLTIVSTILLRNPELSFQKQLNLNKLVQDSFQMYCKDHNIEETKDLSPFFSADYSLTTGYLARAVVNNVLTGGCFTTIHDINDAIENRETCKIT from the exons ATGTTccttaaaataacaaattatgaAGATACTGTTCGTCAACTTGATATTTATTATGGAATTG TTAAACGACAATTATTGCGTTATCAGAGTTGTATCACAGGATTATTTCCACAAATTTCAAATGATAAAGTTGTGGGAAGTGTACGAGAGAGTATTTATTGTGCTGCTGCTATATGGAGTTTATATCAAGCGTATAg acgCATTGACGATGATCGTGGAAAATCATATGAACTTGGTCAATCAGCTGTAAAATGTATGCGAGGAATTTTAGAATGTTGGGTGAAGCAGTCTTCTAGAATAGAATTATTCAAGCGTAATCAGTGTAATCGTTTTGCATTACATTGTAAATTTCACTTAGACACTGGTGATGAGATTTTTAATGATGTTGCTTACAATCACTTACAA atcGATATCGTTTCtctgtatttaatattcttaGTACAAATGATATCCTCTGgattacaaattatatatacacaagATGAAGTAGCTTTTGTACAAAATCTTGTATACTATGTAGAAAGAGCATATCGTACACCTGACTATGGCATGTGGGAACGTGGTAGTAGATACAACGATGGTACACCCGAAATTCATGCAAGTTCAATTGGTATAGCAAAAAGTGCTCTTGAAGCTATCAATGGGTGTAATTTATTTGGAGAAAAAGGAGCTTCTTGGTCAGTCATATATGTTGATATTGATGCACATAATAGAAATCGTAGTATTTTTGAAACAATGCTTCCAAGAGAATCAAGTTCAAAG AGTGTAGATGCAGCTTTATTGCCAACAATATCTTTTCCTGCATTTGCTACTCATGAAGAGGTATTGTATAATGAGACAAAAACAAACATAGTTGGAAGATTGAAAGGAAATTATGGTTTCAAGAGATTTGGAAGGGATggatataaaacaattttagaaAGCAAAGATCGTCGTTACTACAAATCTGGTGAAATCAAG GAATTCGATAATATCGAATGTGAGTGGCccctattttacattttcatgatAATAGATGGAGTTTTTAAAACTCTTCCAGAACAAGTTGAAGAATACCAGAATTTACTAAAAGAACGAATACATAAAGATATTAATGGAG aTCCTGTAATACCTATGTATTACTACGTATCTGAAGAAAATttggaaacagaaagaaacgaTCCTGGTAGTACTTACCGAATAGCAAGTATTGAAGGAAAAGGACGGAAAAGTTCTACAGATTCTGAACCTGCACCTATTTATTTATGGAATCAAGCTATGTTTGTAATTGCTCAGTTACTTACTGCTGGTCTGTTGCATATCAATGAATTAGATCCAATCAGACGTTATCTTCCTTCGTATAATAGACCACGTAAAGCTGGAAGATATTCAGCTTTTCAA GCTAAACCCAGTATT GGTACTCATACTGATCTTGTAGTACAAATTGTTCTTATCGCTGAGTCAATGCGACTACAAGCTATGATGGCCACATATGGTATACAAACACAAACTCCACACGAAGTAGAACCTGTTCAGATATTATCATCTATGCAATTAGTAAAAGTTTATGAGAAATTAGGTGTAAATAGTAAACTAAATTTACAAGGTCGACCAGGTAGACCTATTGGATCTTTGGGTACTAGTAAG gtTTATAGAGTATGTGGCATGACAGTACTCTGTTATCCACTAATATTTGAGGTATCAGAATTTTATCTTTATAGAGATATGGCTTTATTAATTGATGATATTAAAACTGAACTTCAATTTGTTGGTAAATATTGGCGACTTTCGGGTCGGCCTACAGTATGTCTACTGATACGAGAAGAACATATGAg AGATCCACAATTCAAAGAAATGCTTGATCTTTTCGCAATGCTAAAAAAAGGCTATTGTGATAAAACAAAAGTACGAATTGGTCGTTTGCAAAATCTCATTTCATCTTCATGCATTG AACACTTAGATTTTATAAACACAATGGAAACAGATCTCGAACTTACTCAGTTTAAACAATTAGAACATGATTATATTGGATACCAAAGTCTCACAGATGTACCTAAAGCTTTAACTTATGTAGAAGATATAAAAGATTATTCT taTTATATGAATGAACCGCTGTACAATATTTTGACCGAAATTCGCAGTAATAAAAGTCTTTACTCTCTATGTCAACTGTATggcattttattaaaacgagagggtattaattatgaaattaatggcATAACAG TTGGTGATCATTTAAGGTCACTTTATCAACAAGCAGGTTGTCTTAGATATTGGATGGTTGTTCGTTATTGTAGCAGCTTGTTGAATCACACTGTCGATAGTATTAGCCCTTTCATAACAGGAGTTCTTGTTAAAGGAAAACAg ATAACAGTTGGAGTTATTGGACAAGAAGAAACGGTATTTGATAAGCCAATGACACCAACAGAAATTCAGTCTGTAATGTATTCTACGATTCAACCACATAACGTTGTACAAGCTGTACTTCAACAagaagttttattatattgtggTAGACTTATTGGAAGGAATCCAGAAATGTTTAGAGGGATATTGAAAATTCGTATTGG ATGGGTTCTAGAAGCAATAAAGCTTTATTTGCAAATGTTCGTTAAAAATCCAAAGCCAATTGAAAATTACAGTCCTTTCGAAATTCGTCGATTTTTGATAAAAGTTTTAACTGTTAAAGATTGGGCAACCAGTGAAag ACTTACAGTGTTGGGACGCAGAAGACTTGAAGGTTGTTTATGTAGAGTACCTGCACATTTTTATAACCATGTTTGGGAAGTATTATTGCGATGTCCAGGGGGCATTTGTGTTAATGAACAAGAATTACCTCAACAACCTACACTTTCTAATATGACTCGTTCCGAATTGACATTTGCATTACTCGTAGAATCATTGCTTCACCACATACAGTTGCCAGAGTATCGTCAAATCATTGTGGAG CTACTTACTATAGTGTCAACAATTTTGCTCAGAAATCCAGAATTAAGTTTCCAAAAGCAATTGAATCTTAATAAACTTGTTCAAGATAGTTTTCAAATGTACTGTAAG gATCATAATA
- the LOC116428052 gene encoding putative phosphorylase b kinase regulatory subunit beta isoform X3, producing MTSLVTTPTTIKRFPQIRNVRQGSVIDLDIDMFLKITNYEDTVRQLDIYYGIVKRQLLRYQSCITGLFPQISNDKVVGSVRESIYCAAAIWSLYQAYRRIDDDRGKSYELGQSAVKCMRGILECWVKQSSRIELFKRNQCNRFALHCKFHLDTGDEIFNDVAYNHLQIDIVSLYLIFLVQMISSGLQIIYTQDEVAFVQNLVYYVERAYRTPDYGMWERGSRYNDGTPEIHASSIGIAKSALEAINGCNLFGEKGASWSVIYVDIDAHNRNRSIFETMLPRESSSKSVDAALLPTISFPAFATHEEVLYNETKTNIVGRLKGNYGFKRFGRDGYKTILESKDRRYYKSGEIKEFDNIECEWPLFYIFMIIDGVFKTLPEQVEEYQNLLKERIHKDINGDPVIPMYYYVSEENLETERNDPGSTYRIASIEGKGRKSSTDSEPAPIYLWNQAMFVIAQLLTAGLLHINELDPIRRYLPSYNRPRKAGRYSAFQGTHTDLVVQIVLIAESMRLQAMMATYGIQTQTPHEVEPVQILSSMQLVKVYEKLGVNSKLNLQGRPGRPIGSLGTSKVYRVCGMTVLCYPLIFEVSEFYLYRDMALLIDDIKTELQFVGKYWRLSGRPTVCLLIREEHMRDPQFKEMLDLFAMLKKGYCDKTKVRIGRLQNLISSSCIEHLDFINTMETDLELTQFKQLEHDYIGYQSLTDVPKALTYVEDIKDYSYYMNEPLYNILTEIRSNKSLYSLCQLYGILLKREGINYEINGITVGDHLRSLYQQAGCLRYWMVVRYCSSLLNHTVDSISPFITGVLVKGKQITVGVIGQEETVFDKPMTPTEIQSVMYSTIQPHNVVQAVLQQEVLLYCGRLIGRNPEMFRGILKIRIGWVLEAIKLYLQMFVKNPKPIENYSPFEIRRFLIKVLTVKDWATSERLTVLGRRRLEGCLCRVPAHFYNHVWEVLLRCPGGICVNEQELPQQPTLSNMTRSELTFALLVESLLHHIQLPEYRQIIVELLTIVSTILLRNPELSFQKQLNLNKLVQDSFQMYCKDHNIEETKDLSPFFSADYSLTTGYLARAVVNNVLTGGCFTTIHDINDAIENRETCKIT from the exons atgacATCTCTTGTGACAACTCCGACAACTATAAAAAG ATTTCCCCAAATTAGAAATGTACGACAAGGTAGTGTTATTGACTTGGACATTGATATGTTccttaaaataacaaattatgaAGATACTGTTCGTCAACTTGATATTTATTATGGAATTG TTAAACGACAATTATTGCGTTATCAGAGTTGTATCACAGGATTATTTCCACAAATTTCAAATGATAAAGTTGTGGGAAGTGTACGAGAGAGTATTTATTGTGCTGCTGCTATATGGAGTTTATATCAAGCGTATAg acgCATTGACGATGATCGTGGAAAATCATATGAACTTGGTCAATCAGCTGTAAAATGTATGCGAGGAATTTTAGAATGTTGGGTGAAGCAGTCTTCTAGAATAGAATTATTCAAGCGTAATCAGTGTAATCGTTTTGCATTACATTGTAAATTTCACTTAGACACTGGTGATGAGATTTTTAATGATGTTGCTTACAATCACTTACAA atcGATATCGTTTCtctgtatttaatattcttaGTACAAATGATATCCTCTGgattacaaattatatatacacaagATGAAGTAGCTTTTGTACAAAATCTTGTATACTATGTAGAAAGAGCATATCGTACACCTGACTATGGCATGTGGGAACGTGGTAGTAGATACAACGATGGTACACCCGAAATTCATGCAAGTTCAATTGGTATAGCAAAAAGTGCTCTTGAAGCTATCAATGGGTGTAATTTATTTGGAGAAAAAGGAGCTTCTTGGTCAGTCATATATGTTGATATTGATGCACATAATAGAAATCGTAGTATTTTTGAAACAATGCTTCCAAGAGAATCAAGTTCAAAG AGTGTAGATGCAGCTTTATTGCCAACAATATCTTTTCCTGCATTTGCTACTCATGAAGAGGTATTGTATAATGAGACAAAAACAAACATAGTTGGAAGATTGAAAGGAAATTATGGTTTCAAGAGATTTGGAAGGGATggatataaaacaattttagaaAGCAAAGATCGTCGTTACTACAAATCTGGTGAAATCAAG GAATTCGATAATATCGAATGTGAGTGGCccctattttacattttcatgatAATAGATGGAGTTTTTAAAACTCTTCCAGAACAAGTTGAAGAATACCAGAATTTACTAAAAGAACGAATACATAAAGATATTAATGGAG aTCCTGTAATACCTATGTATTACTACGTATCTGAAGAAAATttggaaacagaaagaaacgaTCCTGGTAGTACTTACCGAATAGCAAGTATTGAAGGAAAAGGACGGAAAAGTTCTACAGATTCTGAACCTGCACCTATTTATTTATGGAATCAAGCTATGTTTGTAATTGCTCAGTTACTTACTGCTGGTCTGTTGCATATCAATGAATTAGATCCAATCAGACGTTATCTTCCTTCGTATAATAGACCACGTAAAGCTGGAAGATATTCAGCTTTTCAA GGTACTCATACTGATCTTGTAGTACAAATTGTTCTTATCGCTGAGTCAATGCGACTACAAGCTATGATGGCCACATATGGTATACAAACACAAACTCCACACGAAGTAGAACCTGTTCAGATATTATCATCTATGCAATTAGTAAAAGTTTATGAGAAATTAGGTGTAAATAGTAAACTAAATTTACAAGGTCGACCAGGTAGACCTATTGGATCTTTGGGTACTAGTAAG gtTTATAGAGTATGTGGCATGACAGTACTCTGTTATCCACTAATATTTGAGGTATCAGAATTTTATCTTTATAGAGATATGGCTTTATTAATTGATGATATTAAAACTGAACTTCAATTTGTTGGTAAATATTGGCGACTTTCGGGTCGGCCTACAGTATGTCTACTGATACGAGAAGAACATATGAg AGATCCACAATTCAAAGAAATGCTTGATCTTTTCGCAATGCTAAAAAAAGGCTATTGTGATAAAACAAAAGTACGAATTGGTCGTTTGCAAAATCTCATTTCATCTTCATGCATTG AACACTTAGATTTTATAAACACAATGGAAACAGATCTCGAACTTACTCAGTTTAAACAATTAGAACATGATTATATTGGATACCAAAGTCTCACAGATGTACCTAAAGCTTTAACTTATGTAGAAGATATAAAAGATTATTCT taTTATATGAATGAACCGCTGTACAATATTTTGACCGAAATTCGCAGTAATAAAAGTCTTTACTCTCTATGTCAACTGTATggcattttattaaaacgagagggtattaattatgaaattaatggcATAACAG TTGGTGATCATTTAAGGTCACTTTATCAACAAGCAGGTTGTCTTAGATATTGGATGGTTGTTCGTTATTGTAGCAGCTTGTTGAATCACACTGTCGATAGTATTAGCCCTTTCATAACAGGAGTTCTTGTTAAAGGAAAACAg ATAACAGTTGGAGTTATTGGACAAGAAGAAACGGTATTTGATAAGCCAATGACACCAACAGAAATTCAGTCTGTAATGTATTCTACGATTCAACCACATAACGTTGTACAAGCTGTACTTCAACAagaagttttattatattgtggTAGACTTATTGGAAGGAATCCAGAAATGTTTAGAGGGATATTGAAAATTCGTATTGG ATGGGTTCTAGAAGCAATAAAGCTTTATTTGCAAATGTTCGTTAAAAATCCAAAGCCAATTGAAAATTACAGTCCTTTCGAAATTCGTCGATTTTTGATAAAAGTTTTAACTGTTAAAGATTGGGCAACCAGTGAAag ACTTACAGTGTTGGGACGCAGAAGACTTGAAGGTTGTTTATGTAGAGTACCTGCACATTTTTATAACCATGTTTGGGAAGTATTATTGCGATGTCCAGGGGGCATTTGTGTTAATGAACAAGAATTACCTCAACAACCTACACTTTCTAATATGACTCGTTCCGAATTGACATTTGCATTACTCGTAGAATCATTGCTTCACCACATACAGTTGCCAGAGTATCGTCAAATCATTGTGGAG CTACTTACTATAGTGTCAACAATTTTGCTCAGAAATCCAGAATTAAGTTTCCAAAAGCAATTGAATCTTAATAAACTTGTTCAAGATAGTTTTCAAATGTACTGTAAG gATCATAATA
- the LOC116428052 gene encoding putative phosphorylase b kinase regulatory subunit beta isoform X2 translates to MLLKARFELFPQIRNVRQGSVIDLDIDMFLKITNYEDTVRQLDIYYGIVKRQLLRYQSCITGLFPQISNDKVVGSVRESIYCAAAIWSLYQAYRRIDDDRGKSYELGQSAVKCMRGILECWVKQSSRIELFKRNQCNRFALHCKFHLDTGDEIFNDVAYNHLQIDIVSLYLIFLVQMISSGLQIIYTQDEVAFVQNLVYYVERAYRTPDYGMWERGSRYNDGTPEIHASSIGIAKSALEAINGCNLFGEKGASWSVIYVDIDAHNRNRSIFETMLPRESSSKSVDAALLPTISFPAFATHEEVLYNETKTNIVGRLKGNYGFKRFGRDGYKTILESKDRRYYKSGEIKEFDNIECEWPLFYIFMIIDGVFKTLPEQVEEYQNLLKERIHKDINGDPVIPMYYYVSEENLETERNDPGSTYRIASIEGKGRKSSTDSEPAPIYLWNQAMFVIAQLLTAGLLHINELDPIRRYLPSYNRPRKAGRYSAFQAKPSIGTHTDLVVQIVLIAESMRLQAMMATYGIQTQTPHEVEPVQILSSMQLVKVYEKLGVNSKLNLQGRPGRPIGSLGTSKVYRVCGMTVLCYPLIFEVSEFYLYRDMALLIDDIKTELQFVGKYWRLSGRPTVCLLIREEHMRDPQFKEMLDLFAMLKKGYCDKTKVRIGRLQNLISSSCIEHLDFINTMETDLELTQFKQLEHDYIGYQSLTDVPKALTYVEDIKDYSYYMNEPLYNILTEIRSNKSLYSLCQLYGILLKREGINYEINGITVGDHLRSLYQQAGCLRYWMVVRYCSSLLNHTVDSISPFITGVLVKGKQITVGVIGQEETVFDKPMTPTEIQSVMYSTIQPHNVVQAVLQQEVLLYCGRLIGRNPEMFRGILKIRIGWVLEAIKLYLQMFVKNPKPIENYSPFEIRRFLIKVLTVKDWATSERLTVLGRRRLEGCLCRVPAHFYNHVWEVLLRCPGGICVNEQELPQQPTLSNMTRSELTFALLVESLLHHIQLPEYRQIIVELLTIVSTILLRNPELSFQKQLNLNKLVQDSFQMYCKDHNIEETKDLSPFFSADYSLTTGYLARAVVNNVLTGGCFTTIHDINDAIENRETCKIT, encoded by the exons ATGTTATTAAAAGCACGTTTTgaact ATTTCCCCAAATTAGAAATGTACGACAAGGTAGTGTTATTGACTTGGACATTGATATGTTccttaaaataacaaattatgaAGATACTGTTCGTCAACTTGATATTTATTATGGAATTG TTAAACGACAATTATTGCGTTATCAGAGTTGTATCACAGGATTATTTCCACAAATTTCAAATGATAAAGTTGTGGGAAGTGTACGAGAGAGTATTTATTGTGCTGCTGCTATATGGAGTTTATATCAAGCGTATAg acgCATTGACGATGATCGTGGAAAATCATATGAACTTGGTCAATCAGCTGTAAAATGTATGCGAGGAATTTTAGAATGTTGGGTGAAGCAGTCTTCTAGAATAGAATTATTCAAGCGTAATCAGTGTAATCGTTTTGCATTACATTGTAAATTTCACTTAGACACTGGTGATGAGATTTTTAATGATGTTGCTTACAATCACTTACAA atcGATATCGTTTCtctgtatttaatattcttaGTACAAATGATATCCTCTGgattacaaattatatatacacaagATGAAGTAGCTTTTGTACAAAATCTTGTATACTATGTAGAAAGAGCATATCGTACACCTGACTATGGCATGTGGGAACGTGGTAGTAGATACAACGATGGTACACCCGAAATTCATGCAAGTTCAATTGGTATAGCAAAAAGTGCTCTTGAAGCTATCAATGGGTGTAATTTATTTGGAGAAAAAGGAGCTTCTTGGTCAGTCATATATGTTGATATTGATGCACATAATAGAAATCGTAGTATTTTTGAAACAATGCTTCCAAGAGAATCAAGTTCAAAG AGTGTAGATGCAGCTTTATTGCCAACAATATCTTTTCCTGCATTTGCTACTCATGAAGAGGTATTGTATAATGAGACAAAAACAAACATAGTTGGAAGATTGAAAGGAAATTATGGTTTCAAGAGATTTGGAAGGGATggatataaaacaattttagaaAGCAAAGATCGTCGTTACTACAAATCTGGTGAAATCAAG GAATTCGATAATATCGAATGTGAGTGGCccctattttacattttcatgatAATAGATGGAGTTTTTAAAACTCTTCCAGAACAAGTTGAAGAATACCAGAATTTACTAAAAGAACGAATACATAAAGATATTAATGGAG aTCCTGTAATACCTATGTATTACTACGTATCTGAAGAAAATttggaaacagaaagaaacgaTCCTGGTAGTACTTACCGAATAGCAAGTATTGAAGGAAAAGGACGGAAAAGTTCTACAGATTCTGAACCTGCACCTATTTATTTATGGAATCAAGCTATGTTTGTAATTGCTCAGTTACTTACTGCTGGTCTGTTGCATATCAATGAATTAGATCCAATCAGACGTTATCTTCCTTCGTATAATAGACCACGTAAAGCTGGAAGATATTCAGCTTTTCAA GCTAAACCCAGTATT GGTACTCATACTGATCTTGTAGTACAAATTGTTCTTATCGCTGAGTCAATGCGACTACAAGCTATGATGGCCACATATGGTATACAAACACAAACTCCACACGAAGTAGAACCTGTTCAGATATTATCATCTATGCAATTAGTAAAAGTTTATGAGAAATTAGGTGTAAATAGTAAACTAAATTTACAAGGTCGACCAGGTAGACCTATTGGATCTTTGGGTACTAGTAAG gtTTATAGAGTATGTGGCATGACAGTACTCTGTTATCCACTAATATTTGAGGTATCAGAATTTTATCTTTATAGAGATATGGCTTTATTAATTGATGATATTAAAACTGAACTTCAATTTGTTGGTAAATATTGGCGACTTTCGGGTCGGCCTACAGTATGTCTACTGATACGAGAAGAACATATGAg AGATCCACAATTCAAAGAAATGCTTGATCTTTTCGCAATGCTAAAAAAAGGCTATTGTGATAAAACAAAAGTACGAATTGGTCGTTTGCAAAATCTCATTTCATCTTCATGCATTG AACACTTAGATTTTATAAACACAATGGAAACAGATCTCGAACTTACTCAGTTTAAACAATTAGAACATGATTATATTGGATACCAAAGTCTCACAGATGTACCTAAAGCTTTAACTTATGTAGAAGATATAAAAGATTATTCT taTTATATGAATGAACCGCTGTACAATATTTTGACCGAAATTCGCAGTAATAAAAGTCTTTACTCTCTATGTCAACTGTATggcattttattaaaacgagagggtattaattatgaaattaatggcATAACAG TTGGTGATCATTTAAGGTCACTTTATCAACAAGCAGGTTGTCTTAGATATTGGATGGTTGTTCGTTATTGTAGCAGCTTGTTGAATCACACTGTCGATAGTATTAGCCCTTTCATAACAGGAGTTCTTGTTAAAGGAAAACAg ATAACAGTTGGAGTTATTGGACAAGAAGAAACGGTATTTGATAAGCCAATGACACCAACAGAAATTCAGTCTGTAATGTATTCTACGATTCAACCACATAACGTTGTACAAGCTGTACTTCAACAagaagttttattatattgtggTAGACTTATTGGAAGGAATCCAGAAATGTTTAGAGGGATATTGAAAATTCGTATTGG ATGGGTTCTAGAAGCAATAAAGCTTTATTTGCAAATGTTCGTTAAAAATCCAAAGCCAATTGAAAATTACAGTCCTTTCGAAATTCGTCGATTTTTGATAAAAGTTTTAACTGTTAAAGATTGGGCAACCAGTGAAag ACTTACAGTGTTGGGACGCAGAAGACTTGAAGGTTGTTTATGTAGAGTACCTGCACATTTTTATAACCATGTTTGGGAAGTATTATTGCGATGTCCAGGGGGCATTTGTGTTAATGAACAAGAATTACCTCAACAACCTACACTTTCTAATATGACTCGTTCCGAATTGACATTTGCATTACTCGTAGAATCATTGCTTCACCACATACAGTTGCCAGAGTATCGTCAAATCATTGTGGAG CTACTTACTATAGTGTCAACAATTTTGCTCAGAAATCCAGAATTAAGTTTCCAAAAGCAATTGAATCTTAATAAACTTGTTCAAGATAGTTTTCAAATGTACTGTAAG gATCATAATA